Proteins co-encoded in one Arachis hypogaea cultivar Tifrunner chromosome 13, arahy.Tifrunner.gnm2.J5K5, whole genome shotgun sequence genomic window:
- the LOC140177643 gene encoding uncharacterized protein has translation MYYDLKKMFWWPGMKGDVTTAVSKCLTCQKVKIEHQKPSGMLHPLDIPQWKWEGIPIDFVTGLPKTRSGFDAKCQSPLCWYAGEASVLDPDLIAETIENIKKIRERILTGQNRQKSYADRRRKPLEFEVGEHVFLRVTPTNGIGRAIKTKKWNPRYVGPFEILRRFGPVAYQLCKYTSDAAHGLEPESVELRENLTFQVTPVRIDDTRVKKLRGKEVSLVKFNWRRAGV, from the exons ATGTATTATGACctaaagaagatgttctggtggcctgggatGAAGGGTGATGTAACAACAGCGGTATCCAAGTGTTTAACTTGTCAGAaagtgaagatagagcatcagaaaCCGTCGGGGATGTTACATCCACTTGATATTCCtcaatggaagtgggaaggaattccAATAGATTTTGTGACCGGTTTACCGAAgactaggtcgggatttgatgcg AAATGTCAGtctccactttgttggtatgCCGGTGAAGCAAGTGTTTTGGATCCTGATTTAATAGCAGAGACTATAGAGAACATCAAGAAGATTCGGGAAAGGATTCTAACTGGTCAGAATCGACAGAAGAGTTATGCGGACCGAAGAAGGAAACCGTTAGAGTTTGAAGTGGGAGAACATGTATTTCTGAGAGTTACACCAACAAATGGGATTGGAAGAGCAATCAAGACCAAGAAGTGGAATCCAAGATATGTAGGACCGTTCGAGATTCTAAGGCGAttcgggccggtggcgtatcaa CTCTGCAAGTACACATCGGATGCGGCTCATGGGTTGGAGCCTGAGTCGGTTGAGTTGAGGGAGAACTTGACTTTCCAAGTGACGCCAGTGAGAATTGATGACACTAGAGTGAAGAAGCTACGAGGAAAGGAAGTTTCATTGGTTAAATTTAATTGGAGGAGAGCAGGAGTTTGA